From the genome of Arthrobacter alpinus, one region includes:
- a CDS encoding isocitrate/isopropylmalate family dehydrogenase yields MKSYLIGLIPGDGIGPELIDSAVAVLNAAAAGTFTLDFRWEDGGAGTYLRTGSNLGAGALERIRSMYHATLKGPAGLPGVRSPDGTEAGVLGGVLRRGLDAYANIRPVRSPGAGIDYVLVRENTEGLYASRGCGVGNDWAHSDQLLVTRPGTERIVRKAFELATVRTGAQADGVRRVTCVDKSNVLRSYALFRKIFTEIAAEYPFIEADYLYADAAAYQLIICPGRFDVLVTENFIGDILSDVGAATAGGLGMCPAANIGASAAYFEPAHGSAPALARTDSANPTAQILAAAMLLEFIGEHAGAQAIRTAVDAVVPSANPEAGGALSLTGSLQHLTGQLCRHISRHHASAAPR; encoded by the coding sequence GTGAAAAGCTACCTGATCGGGCTCATCCCCGGGGACGGCATCGGCCCCGAGCTCATCGATTCCGCCGTCGCCGTCCTCAACGCTGCTGCTGCCGGCACCTTCACCTTGGATTTCCGGTGGGAGGATGGCGGCGCCGGAACTTACCTGCGCACCGGGAGCAATTTGGGCGCCGGGGCGCTGGAGCGCATCCGGAGCATGTACCACGCCACGCTCAAGGGCCCGGCGGGGCTGCCTGGTGTCCGCAGCCCGGACGGAACGGAGGCCGGGGTACTGGGCGGGGTCCTGCGACGGGGGCTTGACGCCTACGCCAACATCCGCCCGGTCCGGTCGCCGGGCGCGGGGATCGACTACGTCCTGGTGCGGGAGAACACCGAGGGCCTGTACGCCTCGCGCGGTTGCGGCGTCGGGAACGACTGGGCTCACTCGGACCAGTTGCTGGTCACGCGCCCGGGCACGGAGCGGATAGTCCGCAAGGCCTTCGAGTTGGCCACGGTGCGCACAGGTGCCCAGGCCGACGGCGTCCGCCGCGTCACGTGCGTGGACAAAAGCAACGTGCTGCGCAGCTATGCCCTCTTCCGCAAGATCTTCACCGAGATCGCCGCCGAGTATCCGTTCATTGAGGCCGACTACCTGTATGCCGACGCGGCCGCGTACCAGCTGATCATTTGCCCGGGCCGCTTTGACGTGCTGGTCACGGAAAACTTCATCGGCGATATCCTCTCCGACGTCGGGGCCGCCACCGCGGGCGGGCTGGGCATGTGCCCGGCAGCCAACATCGGAGCCTCCGCCGCGTATTTCGAACCGGCTCACGGCAGCGCCCCGGCCCTGGCCCGCACCGACTCCGCCAATCCCACGGCCCAGATCCTGGCCGCTGCGATGCTGCTCGAGTTTATTGGCGAGCACGCCGGCGCCCAGGCCATCCGCACAGCCGTTGACGCCGTCGTCCCTTCCGCTAACCCGGAAGCAGGAGGAGCCCTGTCCCTCACGGGCAGCCTGCAACACCTCACCGGGCAGCTCTGCCGGCATATTTCACGCCACCACGCATCCGCGGCACCCCGTTAG
- a CDS encoding amidohydrolase family protein, translating to MHAIRVRHVYDGESFLAGGATVFLEDCSIVGVESYEFPVPGVCQVTVHEGTLLPGLIDAHTHLVTDSGVSALDRVAGFSAEEIDRVVSAALHDQLVAGVTTVRDLGDRRFCVLERRDRQLSAPAIEPTIVASGPPLTSTNGHCHYLGGEVAGTEEIIRAVAERVERGVDIIKVMASGGVNTPGTDAMLTQFTADQMRLIVDRAHAAGVPVTAHAHGTPAVEQALLAGVDGIEHCSCVTARGFGEVSEETLTALARSRIAVCPTLGYDTHLMQAPPPAIRAVMARMGMTVEEMLQVRSDFVARLHRSGVRLVSGADSGIAPAKRHGVLPYAVCELVTAGLSVAEALATATSGAAQACGVGARKGRIAPGYHADLLGVAGDLETDVTALHQPRWVLLRGQSVSL from the coding sequence ATGCATGCCATTCGGGTTCGTCATGTCTACGACGGTGAGTCTTTTTTGGCTGGCGGTGCGACGGTCTTCTTGGAGGACTGTTCGATCGTCGGTGTTGAGTCCTACGAGTTTCCGGTCCCCGGGGTTTGTCAGGTGACGGTTCACGAAGGGACGTTGCTGCCGGGTCTGATCGACGCCCATACCCATCTCGTTACCGACAGTGGGGTCTCGGCCTTGGACCGGGTTGCTGGCTTCTCCGCTGAGGAGATCGACCGGGTCGTATCGGCCGCGTTGCACGATCAGCTCGTGGCGGGTGTGACGACCGTACGTGATCTGGGGGATCGGCGATTTTGTGTCCTCGAGCGCCGGGATCGGCAGCTGTCGGCTCCTGCGATCGAGCCTACGATCGTCGCCTCCGGGCCACCGTTGACAAGTACGAACGGCCACTGTCACTACCTAGGGGGTGAAGTTGCCGGGACCGAGGAGATCATCAGAGCGGTAGCAGAGCGAGTGGAACGCGGCGTGGACATCATCAAGGTGATGGCCTCGGGCGGTGTCAACACTCCGGGCACCGATGCGATGCTTACTCAGTTCACCGCCGATCAGATGCGGCTGATCGTTGACCGCGCTCACGCGGCTGGTGTGCCGGTGACGGCGCATGCGCATGGAACGCCTGCGGTGGAGCAGGCGCTCTTAGCCGGGGTCGATGGGATAGAGCATTGCTCCTGTGTCACCGCCCGCGGCTTCGGGGAGGTTAGCGAAGAAACGCTCACGGCTCTTGCGCGGAGCCGCATCGCGGTCTGTCCCACCCTCGGATATGACACACATCTGATGCAGGCCCCGCCGCCGGCGATACGAGCGGTGATGGCGAGGATGGGGATGACAGTTGAAGAGATGCTGCAGGTCCGGTCTGACTTTGTCGCCCGGCTGCACCGCAGCGGAGTGCGCCTGGTGTCCGGGGCCGACTCCGGTATCGCGCCGGCCAAACGGCACGGGGTGCTCCCGTACGCCGTGTGTGAGCTGGTCACCGCTGGCCTGAGCGTCGCCGAGGCCCTGGCAACGGCGACTTCGGGTGCAGCGCAGGCATGCGGGGTCGGCGCCCGCAAAGGCCGGATCGCCCCCGGCTACCACGCCGATCTTCTTGGTGTCGCCGGTGATCTTGAGACTGATGTAACCGCGTTGCACCAGCCCCGATGGGTGCTACTACGCGGCCAGTCCGTAAGCCTCTGA
- a CDS encoding aldehyde dehydrogenase family protein — protein MTTTLSAQSPAVELQHFIGGTWFQGSGEAFTSVNPARPGETVAHGLHAGAADVDRAMAGAVAAKHGWARTPAHERGAVLLRAAAILEENAPVWGRELAREEGKTLAEGQGEVLRAAQIFRYYGNDGDREAGSIYSSPRRGERILVTRKPLGVVGVVTPFNFPIAIPAWKIAPALTYGNAVVWKPASTVPLLAMRLAQALETAGLPAGVLGLLIGPGPVGTALVEHPALDGLSFTGSTGVGRSLAAAAASRGVPIQAEMGGKNAAIVLADADLALAAEQVMLGAFRSSGQKCTATSRLIVADAVADEFLDDLRARAEALVVGDPTEHATQMGPVINDRARASIQRGIDGALDQGASLLTGGVPYADGQLNSGYFVAPTILELPAAAQADVWREELFGPVLTVRRASSVQAAFELANDSEFGLSAALFTQDLGQALEGMDELDVGILHVNSESAGADPHVPFGGAKKSGYGPKEQGQSAKEFYTHTTTVYLRGGHLPAS, from the coding sequence ATGACAACCACACTCTCAGCTCAGTCCCCGGCCGTTGAACTCCAGCACTTCATCGGTGGCACCTGGTTCCAGGGCAGCGGTGAAGCCTTCACCTCCGTCAACCCCGCCCGGCCGGGTGAAACGGTGGCGCACGGGCTGCACGCCGGAGCGGCCGACGTCGACCGCGCTATGGCAGGTGCCGTTGCCGCCAAGCACGGTTGGGCCCGCACCCCCGCCCACGAACGCGGTGCCGTGCTGCTGCGCGCCGCTGCCATCTTGGAGGAGAATGCCCCCGTCTGGGGGCGGGAACTGGCCCGGGAGGAGGGTAAGACGCTGGCGGAGGGGCAGGGTGAGGTGCTGCGCGCCGCGCAGATCTTCCGCTACTACGGCAACGACGGCGACCGCGAGGCCGGGAGTATCTACTCCTCCCCTCGCCGTGGCGAAAGAATCCTGGTCACCCGCAAGCCGCTGGGCGTGGTCGGTGTGGTGACCCCGTTCAACTTCCCCATCGCCATCCCGGCATGGAAGATCGCCCCGGCCCTCACCTACGGCAACGCCGTCGTCTGGAAGCCTGCCAGCACCGTCCCGCTGCTGGCCATGCGTCTGGCACAGGCGCTGGAGACGGCCGGTTTGCCAGCTGGAGTGCTGGGTCTGCTGATCGGCCCGGGCCCCGTGGGCACTGCACTGGTCGAACACCCCGCCTTAGACGGGCTCTCCTTCACCGGGTCCACAGGGGTGGGCCGCAGCCTTGCCGCTGCAGCAGCCAGCCGGGGCGTGCCGATCCAGGCCGAAATGGGCGGCAAGAACGCCGCGATCGTCCTAGCGGACGCCGACCTTGCTTTGGCAGCCGAACAGGTCATGCTGGGCGCGTTCCGGTCCTCGGGCCAAAAATGCACGGCCACCTCGCGGCTGATCGTGGCGGACGCCGTCGCCGATGAATTCCTGGACGACCTCCGGGCCAGAGCAGAGGCCCTGGTGGTGGGCGACCCGACCGAGCACGCGACCCAGATGGGTCCGGTCATCAACGACCGGGCACGGGCATCCATTCAACGCGGCATTGACGGGGCGCTGGACCAGGGCGCATCCCTGCTCACAGGCGGCGTGCCCTATGCTGACGGGCAGCTCAACAGCGGCTACTTCGTGGCCCCAACCATCCTGGAGCTGCCGGCGGCAGCACAAGCGGACGTGTGGCGCGAGGAACTCTTCGGCCCCGTACTCACCGTTCGGCGCGCCAGTTCCGTCCAGGCCGCCTTCGAGCTGGCCAATGACAGCGAGTTCGGGCTCTCCGCCGCGCTGTTCACCCAGGACTTGGGGCAGGCGCTGGAGGGCATGGACGAACTCGACGTGGGAATCCTGCACGTGAACTCCGAATCTGCCGGCGCCGACCCGCACGTCCCCTTTGGCGGAGCCAAAAAAAGTGGCTACGGACCCAAGGAACAGGGGCAGAGCGCCAAGGAGTTCTACACCCACACCACCACCGTGTACCTGCGCGGCGGCCACCTCCCGGCGTCGTAG
- a CDS encoding aminotransferase class III-fold pyridoxal phosphate-dependent enzyme, whose translation MTLIQDTLPQTRHLATAIPGPASTALHREREAHVTSGFGVALPVFINRAGGGILEDVDGNRIIDLAAGIAVTSVGASNPHVQTRVAAQMGRFTHTCFMVTEYDSFTQVAAWLNTHVPGDFDKRTALFTTGAEAVENAVKIARAATGRERVLVFDDAYHGRSLLTLAMTAKENPYKLTFGPFPGEVFRAPTATRLWARGAEATATSELKAVEALLDENGPETFAAMVIEPIQGEGGFLVPAPGFLAGLRELATRHGIVLVMDEIQTGLGRTGTLFASEHDGVAGDLTLTAKALAGGLPLSAVTGRADIMNSVHKGGLGGTYAGNPVACAAALGVFEAFEDGTLLGNANTIESTAREILEPLVAETSVVAEFRGRGAMLALEFTDKATLAPLPALAAEVAAACHGQGVLVLVCGTDGNVIRLLPPLVIGQELLRDGLQVLRGAITAANNARPDAANTAALASA comes from the coding sequence ATGACATTGATCCAGGACACACTCCCGCAGACCCGCCACCTCGCCACGGCCATCCCCGGCCCCGCGTCAACGGCCCTGCACCGGGAACGCGAAGCCCACGTCACCAGCGGATTCGGCGTCGCCCTGCCCGTCTTCATCAACCGCGCCGGGGGCGGCATCCTTGAAGATGTGGACGGCAACCGCATCATCGACCTGGCCGCCGGCATCGCCGTGACCAGCGTTGGTGCCAGCAATCCCCACGTCCAGACCCGGGTGGCCGCGCAGATGGGCAGGTTCACCCACACCTGCTTCATGGTCACCGAATACGACTCCTTCACGCAGGTCGCCGCCTGGCTCAACACCCACGTCCCCGGCGACTTCGACAAGCGCACCGCACTTTTCACCACCGGGGCCGAGGCTGTGGAAAACGCCGTCAAGATCGCCCGCGCCGCCACCGGCCGGGAGCGGGTGCTGGTGTTCGATGACGCCTACCACGGCCGATCCCTACTCACCTTGGCGATGACGGCCAAGGAGAACCCGTACAAGCTCACCTTCGGCCCGTTCCCGGGCGAGGTCTTCCGGGCCCCCACCGCCACCCGGCTGTGGGCCCGTGGGGCGGAAGCTACAGCCACCTCAGAGCTGAAGGCCGTGGAGGCCCTGCTGGACGAAAACGGCCCGGAGACCTTTGCCGCCATGGTCATCGAACCGATTCAAGGCGAGGGCGGCTTCCTCGTCCCCGCACCAGGGTTCCTGGCAGGCCTGCGCGAACTGGCCACCCGGCATGGCATAGTCCTGGTCATGGACGAAATTCAGACAGGCCTGGGCAGGACCGGAACGCTCTTCGCCAGCGAACACGACGGCGTGGCGGGTGACCTCACGCTCACGGCCAAGGCACTGGCCGGCGGACTGCCGCTGAGCGCCGTCACCGGCCGCGCCGACATCATGAACTCCGTCCACAAGGGCGGCCTGGGCGGCACCTACGCCGGAAACCCGGTGGCATGCGCCGCGGCCCTGGGCGTGTTCGAGGCCTTCGAGGACGGCACCCTGCTGGGGAACGCCAACACCATTGAATCCACGGCACGCGAAATCCTGGAACCCCTGGTAGCGGAGACGTCCGTCGTCGCCGAATTCCGCGGCCGGGGCGCCATGCTGGCCCTCGAATTCACCGACAAGGCCACCTTGGCGCCCCTGCCAGCCCTGGCCGCCGAGGTCGCCGCAGCCTGCCACGGCCAAGGAGTCCTGGTCCTGGTGTGCGGCACCGACGGAAATGTCATCCGACTACTGCCGCCGCTGGTCATCGGACAGGAACTGCTCCGCGACGGGCTCCAGGTCCTGCGCGGGGCCATCACAGCAGCCAACAATGCCCGGCCGGATGCGGCCAACACAGCCGCACTGGCCTCCGCCTAA
- a CDS encoding CaiB/BaiF CoA transferase family protein: MPTHETPTATGPLTGLVVADFSRVLAGPLATMALADLGARVIKVERPGTGDDTRSWGPPHSPTGTTYYESVNRNKESVCLDLTDPADLELARELTRRADVLVENFKPGGMAGLGLGYEELSSANPALIYASITGFGSAGGAGLMGYDFIVQALGGLMSITGEQEGGPLKAGVALVDVLTAKDATVGILAALAARASSGRGAHLELNLLSSLQGALANQGQAFLGAGVVPARMGNDHPSIVPYQLLECSDAPLAVACGNDGQFTKLARVLAIPDIAVDPRFATNNARVAHRKELVTILEEALSAGSAIHWQDRLTDAGVPAGHVSGIDEGIEYAQSLGLDPTIEVHDAAGVAVGRQIRNPITWTPAIPVRTHAPPQLGEHNAAVRSWLGS, translated from the coding sequence ATGCCAACGCATGAGACACCCACCGCCACGGGGCCCCTCACCGGGCTCGTTGTCGCCGATTTCTCACGGGTCCTGGCCGGGCCGCTAGCCACCATGGCGCTGGCTGACCTGGGCGCCCGGGTCATCAAGGTTGAACGGCCTGGCACCGGGGACGACACACGGAGCTGGGGCCCGCCCCACTCCCCCACGGGAACCACCTACTACGAGAGCGTCAACCGCAATAAGGAATCGGTGTGCCTTGACCTCACCGATCCCGCCGACCTGGAGCTCGCCCGGGAACTGACCCGGCGTGCCGACGTCCTCGTTGAGAATTTCAAGCCAGGCGGCATGGCCGGACTTGGCCTGGGCTATGAGGAACTCTCTTCCGCCAACCCCGCCCTCATCTACGCCTCCATCACAGGCTTTGGCAGTGCCGGCGGGGCCGGGCTCATGGGTTACGACTTCATTGTCCAGGCCCTGGGCGGCCTGATGAGCATTACCGGAGAGCAGGAGGGCGGTCCGCTCAAGGCAGGCGTTGCCCTGGTGGACGTCCTGACGGCCAAGGATGCCACCGTTGGCATCCTTGCGGCCCTGGCCGCCCGCGCATCTTCCGGGCGGGGCGCCCACCTTGAACTGAACCTGCTTTCCAGCCTGCAGGGTGCACTGGCCAACCAGGGGCAGGCTTTCCTGGGTGCCGGGGTCGTTCCTGCCAGGATGGGCAACGACCATCCCTCGATCGTTCCCTACCAGCTTCTTGAGTGCTCCGACGCGCCGCTGGCCGTGGCCTGTGGCAACGACGGGCAGTTCACGAAGCTGGCCCGGGTCCTAGCGATTCCCGACATTGCCGTGGATCCGCGCTTTGCCACGAATAATGCCCGCGTGGCACACCGCAAGGAACTGGTGACGATCCTGGAGGAGGCCCTGTCCGCAGGCTCCGCCATCCACTGGCAGGACCGACTGACGGATGCCGGCGTCCCGGCAGGCCACGTCTCGGGGATCGATGAGGGGATCGAATACGCCCAATCTCTGGGACTGGATCCCACCATCGAAGTCCACGACGCGGCCGGCGTGGCCGTGGGCCGCCAGATCCGCAACCCCATCACCTGGACGCCGGCCATCCCTGTCCGCACGCACGCGCCCCCACAGCTGGGCGAACACAACGCCGCCGTGCGTTCGTGGCTGGGGAGCTGA
- a CDS encoding PucR family transcriptional regulator has product MISLAQLHHLLGKDLRPASGNTVARRKVSGVHISELEDPTPYLEGGELLLTTGIPLAGPAAKVPAYVQRLVDRDVAALGLGLGAGVDEVPSALIDACKAAGLALVLVPDGTPFMNVSRAYWDLVGREDQADLAASLGTQTALARAAAQPDALASVIKALAQALGGWAAYLPADHGTETLWPEANRAVLGPLRAEASRLNMGAAHSAATFQIHGADVVEYPVLVGRRAAGFLAIGAGRKLNRTDRQVILTVCVLLSIKAAQAQERDAMAAALGSAVTKLFLAGHVEAGRAQALDLGIAVPRGAVRMLVVRNSDDGAALAQTLASQLAAESGWSAAGAALKDSRLRHTAGDLSYWLLDADHAGGGTVAAGRRQPAGAEFAAVLSQPMALERVRDEGAQLAALARGLDVGRIQEVMPGSLDPRVQDWVSALRGYGRADLVATVRSYLRHRGQWEGAARELGVHRNSLRHRMGIAATLLQVDPDDPDVAANLWLALRAE; this is encoded by the coding sequence GTGATTAGTCTGGCGCAATTGCACCACTTGCTCGGCAAGGACCTACGCCCGGCGTCGGGAAACACGGTGGCGCGGCGGAAGGTTTCCGGGGTACACATTTCGGAACTGGAGGACCCCACTCCGTACCTCGAAGGCGGGGAATTGCTGCTCACTACGGGCATTCCCCTGGCCGGGCCGGCCGCCAAGGTGCCGGCGTACGTCCAGCGCCTCGTGGACCGCGACGTGGCCGCTCTGGGGCTGGGGCTGGGAGCCGGGGTCGATGAAGTCCCATCTGCCCTCATCGATGCCTGCAAGGCGGCCGGATTGGCACTGGTGCTGGTACCCGACGGAACACCCTTCATGAACGTCTCGCGCGCCTACTGGGACCTAGTGGGCCGGGAGGACCAGGCGGATCTGGCGGCTAGCCTGGGCACTCAGACGGCCCTTGCCCGGGCTGCCGCGCAGCCCGACGCGCTGGCCTCGGTGATCAAGGCGCTGGCCCAGGCGCTGGGCGGTTGGGCCGCGTACCTGCCTGCCGATCACGGGACGGAGACGTTGTGGCCAGAAGCCAACCGCGCCGTTCTGGGGCCGCTGCGCGCCGAGGCGTCCCGGCTGAACATGGGTGCGGCGCACTCCGCAGCCACCTTCCAAATCCATGGCGCGGACGTGGTGGAATACCCCGTGCTAGTGGGACGGCGGGCGGCCGGGTTCCTCGCGATTGGAGCAGGGCGCAAGCTGAACCGCACGGACAGGCAGGTCATCCTGACGGTGTGCGTGCTGCTGTCGATCAAGGCTGCGCAGGCCCAGGAAAGGGACGCCATGGCCGCAGCCCTGGGCTCCGCCGTGACCAAGCTGTTTCTGGCCGGGCACGTTGAAGCCGGCCGGGCCCAGGCCCTGGACCTAGGGATTGCGGTGCCCCGCGGCGCAGTGCGGATGCTGGTGGTCCGGAACTCGGACGACGGCGCGGCGCTCGCCCAGACTCTCGCATCACAGCTGGCAGCGGAGTCCGGATGGTCTGCGGCAGGTGCCGCCCTAAAGGACAGCCGCCTGCGGCACACAGCCGGGGATTTGAGTTACTGGCTGCTGGATGCCGACCACGCTGGCGGCGGCACAGTCGCGGCCGGTCGCAGGCAACCCGCCGGCGCGGAGTTTGCTGCTGTGTTGAGCCAGCCCATGGCCCTTGAGCGCGTGCGGGATGAGGGGGCTCAGTTGGCGGCACTGGCCCGGGGCTTGGATGTGGGCCGAATCCAGGAGGTGATGCCGGGGTCGCTGGATCCGCGCGTCCAGGACTGGGTGTCCGCTCTGCGCGGTTATGGGCGTGCAGACTTGGTGGCCACGGTGCGCTCATACCTGCGGCACCGGGGGCAGTGGGAAGGCGCCGCCCGAGAATTGGGGGTGCACCGCAATTCCCTGCGGCACCGCATGGGCATCGCCGCGACGTTACTTCAGGTTGATCCGGACGATCCGGACGTGGCCGCCAACCTGTGGCTGGCCCTGCGCGCGGAGTAG
- a CDS encoding 3-hydroxyacyl-CoA dehydrogenase family protein, giving the protein MDANPGSTHILVIGAGAMGAQIAMTAALAGYATSINDVSRTQLDAAAAQLRTRTDKMVQSGKLGSGAAAAAHVRLRFSTELDAVASSADFVIEAATERLEIKREIFAVLGRLTPEHAILATNSSTLGSSKVAAASGRPDRVCNMHFFNPALVMECVEVVRHPGTSQATVDTTMALARSLGKSPVLINREVPGFIANRLMGAVQREALALLAGGVASREDIDTTAKGALRHPMGPFELMDLVGLDVVTDIARATHAETGDPADAPNDAVMSLVREGKLGRKSGAGWYTYDH; this is encoded by the coding sequence ATGGACGCAAACCCCGGCAGCACACACATCCTTGTCATCGGCGCTGGCGCGATGGGCGCACAGATTGCCATGACGGCAGCCCTCGCCGGCTACGCCACCAGCATCAACGACGTCTCACGCACCCAGCTCGATGCCGCCGCAGCACAGCTTCGCACGCGCACCGACAAGATGGTTCAATCCGGAAAACTGGGGTCCGGCGCCGCAGCGGCCGCCCATGTCCGGCTCCGGTTCAGCACCGAACTTGATGCCGTCGCGTCGTCCGCCGACTTCGTCATTGAGGCTGCCACGGAGCGGCTGGAGATCAAGCGGGAAATCTTTGCCGTCCTTGGCCGGCTCACGCCCGAACACGCCATCCTGGCCACCAACTCCTCCACTCTCGGCTCGTCCAAGGTCGCCGCGGCGAGCGGTCGGCCGGACCGGGTGTGCAATATGCACTTTTTCAACCCGGCCCTGGTCATGGAATGCGTCGAGGTGGTCCGGCATCCCGGCACCTCCCAGGCCACGGTGGACACCACCATGGCCCTAGCCCGCAGCCTGGGCAAGTCACCGGTTTTGATCAACAGGGAAGTCCCCGGTTTCATCGCCAACCGCCTCATGGGCGCGGTACAAAGGGAGGCCCTGGCCCTACTGGCCGGCGGCGTGGCCAGCAGGGAGGACATCGACACCACCGCCAAGGGCGCCCTCCGCCACCCCATGGGACCCTTTGAGCTCATGGATCTGGTGGGACTGGACGTCGTCACCGACATCGCCCGCGCCACCCATGCAGAAACCGGCGATCCCGCAGATGCCCCCAACGACGCCGTCATGTCTCTTGTCAGGGAAGGAAAGCTGGGCCGCAAGAGCGGCGCCGGCTGGTACACCTACGATCACTAG
- a CDS encoding acyl-CoA dehydrogenase family protein: MTEPSDLLDIDSLLTAGELTMREKVRGFVDERIRPNIANWFENAVFPQDIVREMAGLGLLGMHLQGYGCPGRSAVEYGIAAMELEAGDSGLRTFVSVQGSLAMSAIHKHGSEEQKDEWLPRMAAGEVIGCFGLTEPSAGSDPGSMKTFARRDGGDWVINGSKRWIGLASIAQIAIIWAQTSDGVRGFIVPTNTPGFKATPIEAKLSMRASIQCDIELTDVRLPATALLPNAKGLRGPFECLNEARYGIIWGVMGAARDSYETAVNYSQERLQFDKPLAGYQLTQQKLVNMALEINKGMLLALQIGRLKEAGRLKPHHISAGKLNNCREAITICRDARAMLGGNGITLEYSPLRHANNLESVRTYEGTDEVHTLILGNHITGIPAFR; the protein is encoded by the coding sequence ATGACCGAACCATCCGACTTGCTCGACATCGATTCCCTCCTCACGGCCGGGGAACTGACCATGCGCGAGAAAGTCCGCGGCTTCGTGGACGAACGCATCCGCCCCAACATCGCCAACTGGTTTGAAAACGCGGTGTTCCCGCAGGACATCGTGAGGGAAATGGCCGGGCTAGGCCTGCTGGGCATGCACCTGCAGGGCTACGGCTGCCCCGGACGGTCCGCCGTCGAATACGGCATCGCCGCCATGGAGCTGGAGGCCGGCGACTCCGGCTTGCGCACCTTCGTCAGCGTCCAAGGATCCTTGGCGATGAGCGCCATCCACAAGCACGGCTCCGAGGAGCAGAAGGACGAATGGCTCCCCCGGATGGCCGCCGGCGAGGTAATAGGCTGCTTTGGACTGACCGAACCCAGCGCCGGCTCGGACCCTGGCAGCATGAAAACTTTTGCCCGACGGGACGGCGGGGACTGGGTCATCAACGGCTCCAAGCGATGGATCGGCTTGGCCTCGATCGCACAGATCGCCATTATTTGGGCGCAGACGTCCGACGGCGTGCGCGGCTTCATCGTTCCCACCAACACCCCCGGATTCAAGGCCACGCCCATCGAAGCCAAGCTCTCCATGCGCGCCTCGATCCAATGCGACATCGAACTCACCGATGTCCGGCTGCCCGCCACCGCGCTGCTGCCCAACGCCAAGGGCCTGCGCGGCCCCTTTGAATGCCTCAACGAAGCCCGCTACGGCATCATCTGGGGGGTCATGGGAGCCGCAAGGGACAGCTACGAAACAGCGGTCAACTACTCCCAGGAACGCCTACAGTTCGACAAGCCCCTCGCCGGCTACCAGCTCACCCAGCAAAAGCTCGTCAACATGGCACTGGAAATCAACAAGGGCATGCTGCTCGCTCTGCAGATCGGACGCCTCAAGGAAGCCGGCCGTCTCAAGCCGCACCACATCTCTGCCGGCAAACTGAACAACTGCCGCGAGGCGATCACCATCTGCCGCGACGCCCGGGCCATGCTCGGCGGCAACGGCATCACACTGGAATACTCTCCGCTGCGCCACGCCAACAACCTGGAATCCGTGCGGACCTATGAAGGCACCGACGAAGTCCACACACTGATCCTCGGCAACCACATCACCGGCATCCCAGCCTTCCGCTAA